From the Pseudomonas baltica genome, one window contains:
- a CDS encoding MFS transporter, which translates to MPTHATPAVTPPDAKQLRRAIFTGAVGSALEYYDFAIYGLASALVFGHIFFPSLGTTGALLASFATYGAGFLARPFGGLFFGSLGDRKGRKLVLLLTIGLMGLATTAIGLLPTGSLGAVLLVLLRLLQGFGAGAEQTGAATLMAELAPAKRRGLYAALPFIGIFSGLALATVTFRVMQALLTPEEIIAWGWRLPFLASVVLIVMAIWIRLTLKESPVFKQLAESKNVIASPMRSMLRNARRPLLATTLMRMAETGSSTLYTTVSIAFLTSFASQHMANGSAGLGTIGTNAVLLASLASILTTPLFGALSDRIGRLKVYRGGAIFAALWAFPAWWMIDTGQQGWVTLATVGGFATGANSMLGAQCAHFTELFGNRYRYSGVALSREVGAMLSGGIVPILGIFLVGITGGAYWVLAVYTLVLAVLTLIGTWLSVETRGRDLTDLADAVGSGSNLSVEERRRSAAPAWER; encoded by the coding sequence ATGCCCACTCATGCCACCCCAGCCGTCACGCCCCCTGATGCCAAGCAACTGCGCCGCGCCATATTCACCGGCGCCGTCGGCAGCGCCCTGGAATATTACGACTTCGCCATCTATGGCCTCGCCTCAGCGCTGGTCTTCGGGCATATCTTCTTCCCCTCCCTGGGCACCACAGGAGCCCTGCTGGCCAGCTTCGCCACCTATGGCGCGGGCTTTCTGGCGCGGCCGTTCGGCGGATTGTTCTTCGGTTCGCTGGGCGATCGCAAAGGCCGCAAGCTGGTGCTGTTGTTGACCATCGGCCTCATGGGCCTGGCCACCACCGCCATCGGCCTGCTGCCCACTGGCAGCCTCGGCGCGGTGTTGCTGGTGCTGCTGCGCCTGCTGCAGGGCTTCGGTGCCGGCGCCGAACAGACTGGCGCCGCCACCCTGATGGCCGAGCTGGCCCCCGCCAAGCGCCGCGGTCTGTATGCGGCCTTGCCCTTTATCGGCATATTCAGCGGCCTGGCCCTGGCCACCGTGACCTTTCGCGTGATGCAGGCGCTGCTCACCCCAGAAGAAATCATCGCCTGGGGCTGGCGCCTGCCGTTTCTGGCCAGCGTGGTGTTGATCGTCATGGCCATCTGGATTCGCCTGACGCTCAAGGAAAGCCCGGTGTTCAAGCAACTGGCCGAATCGAAGAATGTCATTGCCTCGCCGATGCGCTCGATGCTGCGCAACGCCCGCCGGCCGCTGCTGGCCACGACCCTGATGCGCATGGCCGAAACGGGCTCGTCAACGCTCTACACCACGGTATCGATCGCCTTCCTGACCAGCTTCGCTTCCCAGCACATGGCCAACGGGAGTGCCGGCCTGGGCACCATCGGCACCAACGCCGTGTTGCTGGCGAGTCTGGCCAGCATCCTTACGACACCGCTTTTTGGCGCCTTGTCGGATCGCATCGGGCGCTTGAAGGTGTACCGCGGCGGGGCGATATTCGCCGCACTGTGGGCCTTCCCGGCGTGGTGGATGATCGATACCGGCCAGCAAGGCTGGGTCACCCTGGCCACGGTGGGCGGCTTTGCCACTGGCGCCAACAGTATGCTCGGCGCGCAGTGCGCGCACTTCACCGAACTGTTCGGCAATCGCTATCGCTACTCCGGCGTAGCGCTGTCGCGCGAAGTCGGGGCCATGCTATCGGGCGGCATCGTGCCGATCCTGGGGATTTTCCTGGTCGGGATCACGGGTGGCGCCTACTGGGTGCTGGCGGTGTACACCTTGGTGCTGGCGGTACTGACGCTGATCGGCACCTGGCTGTCGGTCGAAACCCGTGGCCGCGATCTCACCGACCTGGCCGATGCCGTGGGCAGCGGCTCGAACCTGAGCGTCGAAGAACGCCGCCGTTCAGCTGCGCCCGCGTGGGAGCGCTAG